In the genome of Fulvivirga maritima, one region contains:
- the thrC gene encoding threonine synthase: MQYYSTNRQVAPVSFKEAVIKGLPDDNGLFMPESIPQLPKSFFEKLSTLKLDEIGLEVATPLAEGDIPKEDLATIISDTLNFDIPAVAVKDNIYALELFHGPTLAFKDVGARFLARCLSYFSKESDQKVTVIVATSGDTGSAVAHGFLGVENVDVVILYPKGKVSYLQEKQLTTLGQNITALEVDGNFDDCQKLVKTAFLDKELNQKMKLTSANSINIARLIPQSFYYFWAKAQLPEKDLVFSVPSGNYGNLTAGLLAKKMGLDIKGFVASSNINDIVPNYLTSGKYEPMASKATISNAMDVGNPSNFYRLQELYDKNWDDITAEIKGFSFTDEETKKAMKEVFNETGYVMDPHGAVGYLGLKNYLLQDEQATGLFLETAHPAKFKDTVEEVIGEVDIPERLAKYADKEKKSELMSSDYEEFKNYLQSR; this comes from the coding sequence ATGCAGTATTATAGTACCAACAGACAAGTAGCGCCGGTAAGCTTCAAAGAAGCGGTAATAAAAGGATTGCCTGATGACAATGGCCTTTTTATGCCTGAAAGCATACCTCAGTTACCCAAAAGCTTTTTCGAAAAGTTATCTACTCTCAAGCTCGATGAAATAGGATTAGAAGTAGCTACGCCACTGGCAGAAGGAGATATTCCAAAGGAAGATCTGGCCACCATTATTTCTGATACACTAAATTTTGATATTCCAGCGGTAGCCGTAAAAGATAATATTTATGCTCTGGAATTATTTCATGGACCTACCCTGGCTTTTAAAGATGTAGGAGCACGCTTTCTGGCTCGTTGCTTAAGTTACTTTTCAAAAGAAAGTGACCAAAAGGTAACGGTGATTGTAGCGACCTCAGGTGATACGGGAAGTGCTGTAGCTCACGGCTTTTTAGGAGTTGAAAATGTAGATGTAGTTATTCTTTATCCTAAAGGAAAAGTGAGTTATCTACAAGAAAAGCAGCTTACCACATTAGGCCAGAATATAACGGCTTTAGAGGTAGATGGTAATTTTGATGACTGTCAAAAACTAGTTAAAACGGCCTTTTTAGATAAGGAGTTAAATCAAAAAATGAAACTCACATCAGCCAACTCAATAAATATTGCCAGGTTAATTCCACAGTCATTTTATTACTTCTGGGCTAAGGCACAGCTACCAGAGAAGGATCTTGTATTCTCAGTACCCAGTGGCAATTACGGAAACCTGACTGCTGGTCTTTTAGCCAAAAAAATGGGACTAGATATCAAAGGCTTTGTTGCTTCTTCTAACATTAATGACATAGTTCCTAATTATCTTACTTCTGGCAAATATGAGCCAATGGCTTCTAAAGCCACTATTTCCAATGCCATGGACGTAGGTAATCCTAGTAATTTCTATAGACTTCAGGAATTATATGACAAAAACTGGGATGACATTACTGCCGAAATAAAGGGCTTTAGCTTCACAGATGAAGAAACAAAAAAGGCTATGAAAGAGGTGTTTAATGAGACAGGATACGTTATGGATCCGCATGGAGCAGTTGGCTATTTAGGTCTTAAAAATTATTTACTTCAAGACGAACAAGCCACAGGTTTGTTTTTGGAAACAGCTCACCCAGCTAAGTTTAAAGACACGGTAGAAGAGGTGATAGGAGAAGTTGACATTCCTGAAAGACTAGCTAAATACGCTGACAAGGAAAAGAAAAGCGAGCTGATGTCATCAGATTATGAAGAGTTCAAAAACTACTTACAATCCAGATAA
- a CDS encoding ABC transporter ATP-binding protein — translation MLELSNVSFAYNHDPILKSINFSLAQGQHLSVIGASGCGKTTLLEVIYGLLSYEGVVSWGDRKITKPEDKLVPGEPFIKYLSQSFDLYPFHKVSENVGKHLKLMPMDEKQDRIQELLEMVEMEDFADIQTKYLSGGQQQRVAIVQALAQEPELLLLDEPFSHIDQYRRNNLRRNIFNYLKEKNITCIVATHDPTEVLSFSDDAIVMKEGEIIAHETPTHLYYNPANKYVANLFGEVSEVEANVIWPQLNSDKKVLLYPHDLYVTERATLSATVVKSYFCGKDYLVEARYNGKKLFFNNPEALEGNKEVNLAADYDKLKGRLEK, via the coding sequence ATGCTAGAATTATCCAATGTTTCTTTTGCCTATAACCATGATCCTATATTAAAATCAATCAATTTTAGCCTGGCTCAGGGGCAGCATTTAAGTGTAATAGGAGCCAGCGGATGTGGTAAAACTACTCTTTTGGAAGTGATATATGGCTTACTTTCTTATGAGGGTGTGGTGAGCTGGGGAGATAGAAAAATTACTAAGCCAGAAGATAAGCTGGTGCCAGGCGAGCCTTTCATAAAATACCTTTCTCAATCTTTCGATCTATACCCTTTTCATAAGGTTTCAGAAAATGTAGGTAAGCACCTAAAGCTGATGCCTATGGATGAAAAACAGGATCGGATACAAGAGCTGCTGGAGATGGTGGAGATGGAAGATTTTGCTGATATACAGACTAAATATCTTAGCGGTGGTCAGCAGCAGCGGGTAGCCATAGTGCAGGCATTGGCACAAGAGCCGGAGCTGCTTTTGCTCGATGAGCCTTTTAGTCACATAGACCAATATAGAAGAAATAACTTGCGTAGGAATATCTTTAATTACCTGAAAGAAAAGAATATTACCTGTATTGTAGCTACTCATGATCCTACTGAAGTCCTTTCATTTTCTGATGATGCCATAGTAATGAAAGAAGGCGAAATAATAGCTCATGAAACGCCAACCCATTTATATTATAACCCGGCTAATAAGTATGTGGCTAACTTGTTTGGAGAGGTATCAGAAGTAGAAGCTAATGTTATATGGCCGCAGCTAAATAGTGATAAGAAGGTGCTACTTTATCCGCATGATCTGTATGTGACTGAAAGAGCGACATTATCAGCTACGGTGGTGAAAAGCTACTTTTGTGGTAAAGACTATTTGGTGGAAGCCAGGTATAATGGTAAGAAGCTGTTTTTTAACAATCCTGAAGCTTTAGAGGGAAATAAAGAAGTAAATCTGGCTGCTGATTATGACAAGTTAAAGGGCCGATTAGAAAAATAA
- a CDS encoding T9SS type A sorting domain-containing protein: protein MKYRYFSIIFLFFSVYNLANAQITYSSKSNYSGNWEDQATWSSTGGWGGSPTTPNNPTNNNAIGINLYGYIRTAGSLSVQNASPKIHIYDTLYVDGDLTLGSSASIEIHDNGVLIVTGSYTSYGGFKSDNNGRVVVLGDLNINDGTAVTTNSNFYIFGNLNNNNGTIGDGSNNCATTWWGTPSCNPTDYTATESDLYNDDRPLYDFVRNGGVLPIEISDFSAQVADHAVELTWVTLTELNFDHFVIERSVDAVDFEEVGYLRGNGNSSEVIDYAWTDYAPAEGVAYYRLKAVDFDGFIEYHGLVRVEYVAHGLSYQLYPNPVTNHSITVKSTQQLKKLVVISAKGDLLELAIDGDGYTNELSIPQNMAKGYYIVQLTFASELITQKILIN from the coding sequence GTGAAATATCGATATTTTAGTATAATTTTTCTTTTTTTTAGTGTATATAATTTAGCTAACGCTCAAATAACTTATTCTAGTAAGAGCAACTACTCAGGGAATTGGGAAGATCAAGCTACATGGTCAAGTACAGGAGGCTGGGGAGGATCACCTACTACGCCTAATAACCCTACAAATAATAATGCTATCGGTATCAACTTATATGGCTATATCAGAACTGCAGGGTCCTTATCAGTGCAAAATGCGAGTCCTAAAATCCATATTTATGACACCTTGTATGTGGATGGCGATTTAACCCTTGGTTCTAGTGCTTCAATAGAAATTCATGATAATGGCGTTCTAATCGTAACGGGTTCATATACTTCTTATGGCGGTTTTAAAAGTGATAATAATGGTAGAGTAGTGGTACTAGGAGACCTTAACATTAATGATGGAACTGCCGTAACCACCAATTCTAATTTTTATATTTTTGGAAATCTGAATAATAATAATGGTACTATAGGTGATGGCTCTAACAACTGCGCCACTACTTGGTGGGGGACTCCCTCCTGTAATCCTACAGATTATACTGCTACGGAAAGTGATTTATATAATGATGACAGACCACTTTATGATTTCGTAAGAAATGGAGGGGTGCTTCCTATTGAGATCAGTGATTTTTCAGCACAAGTTGCTGATCATGCTGTTGAACTTACCTGGGTTACGCTTACAGAGTTAAATTTCGATCATTTTGTGATAGAAAGATCAGTGGATGCAGTGGACTTTGAGGAAGTGGGGTACTTAAGAGGTAACGGAAATTCTTCTGAAGTAATTGATTATGCCTGGACTGATTATGCTCCGGCTGAAGGAGTAGCCTATTATAGACTTAAAGCTGTCGACTTTGATGGCTTTATAGAATATCATGGTTTAGTAAGAGTGGAGTATGTAGCGCATGGTCTGAGTTATCAATTGTATCCAAACCCAGTGACTAATCATAGTATAACTGTAAAAAGCACCCAGCAACTCAAAAAGTTGGTAGTGATTTCTGCCAAAGGAGATCTATTAGAGCTTGCTATTGATGGAGATGGTTATACGAATGAGTTGTCTATTCCGCAGAACATGGCCAAAGGTTATTATATAGTTCAGCTTACATTTGCTAGTGAGTTAATCACTCAAAAAATATTGATTAACTAG
- the acs gene encoding acetate--CoA ligase, whose amino-acid sequence MINKIQTLSGYFYDYQKSVQDPEHFWSRVADAFYWHKRWDKVVEWDFDKPDVKWFKNAQLNITENILERHLFLLGDKPAIIWEPNDPKEDNRIISYKELHEMVCQFANTLKENGVGKGDRVIIYMPMVPEAAVAMLACARIGAVHSVVFAGFSSQSLSDRINDCEAKMVLTSDGNFRGEKKIEVKTVVDEALESTSTVEKVIVYKRTCQEVTMAEGRDIWWHEAIEGVSTENKAEIMDSEDMLFILYTSGSTGKPKGVVHSCGGYMVYSCYSFQNVFQYNQGDVYWCTADVGWITGHSYIVYGPLLAGATTLMYEGVPTYPNAGRFWEICDKYQVNQFYTAPTAIRALQAYGAEALKPYKLDSLRVLGSVGEPINEEAWHWYHDHVGKGRCPVVDTWWQTETGGILVSPIASVTPTKPSYATLPLPGVQLAILDNDGNELKGNSVEGNLCVKFPWPSILRTTYGDHDRCKQTYFSSFKGYYFTGDGVKRDEDGYYRILGRVDDVINVSGHRMGTAEVENAINEHPKVVESAVVGYPHDIKGQGIYAYVICDMEGRSEDNLKQEIRVTVSKIIGPIAKPDKIQIVPGLPKTRSGKIMRRILRKIASGDTENLGDTSTLLNPDVVDEIIKNVI is encoded by the coding sequence ATGATCAATAAAATCCAGACATTAAGTGGCTATTTTTACGATTACCAAAAGAGTGTTCAAGACCCTGAGCACTTTTGGAGTAGAGTAGCCGATGCGTTTTACTGGCATAAGCGATGGGATAAGGTAGTGGAATGGGACTTTGATAAGCCAGATGTAAAGTGGTTTAAAAATGCCCAGTTAAACATCACTGAAAACATCCTGGAAAGGCATCTCTTTTTGCTGGGTGATAAGCCGGCCATCATCTGGGAACCCAATGATCCTAAAGAAGATAACAGGATTATTAGTTATAAGGAATTACATGAAATGGTCTGTCAGTTTGCTAACACTCTAAAAGAAAATGGAGTGGGTAAAGGTGATAGAGTAATTATATATATGCCCATGGTGCCTGAGGCAGCTGTGGCTATGCTGGCCTGCGCACGTATTGGTGCGGTCCATTCTGTAGTATTTGCAGGGTTCTCATCTCAATCTTTGTCAGATAGAATTAATGACTGTGAAGCTAAAATGGTACTTACCTCTGATGGTAATTTTAGAGGTGAGAAAAAGATAGAAGTGAAGACTGTGGTAGATGAAGCACTCGAATCAACCTCTACAGTAGAGAAGGTCATAGTGTATAAAAGAACTTGTCAGGAAGTGACTATGGCTGAAGGGAGAGATATTTGGTGGCATGAGGCCATTGAAGGTGTTTCTACAGAGAATAAGGCCGAGATCATGGATTCTGAAGACATGCTTTTTATTCTTTATACTTCAGGTTCTACCGGTAAGCCTAAGGGAGTTGTGCACTCTTGTGGTGGTTATATGGTGTATTCTTGCTATTCTTTTCAGAATGTATTTCAATATAATCAGGGAGATGTCTATTGGTGTACGGCAGATGTTGGTTGGATCACCGGTCACTCTTATATAGTTTACGGCCCACTATTAGCTGGTGCTACTACTCTTATGTATGAAGGTGTGCCTACTTACCCTAATGCAGGTCGCTTTTGGGAGATATGTGATAAATATCAGGTGAACCAGTTCTATACAGCCCCTACTGCTATCAGGGCTTTGCAGGCCTATGGTGCTGAAGCCTTAAAGCCGTATAAACTAGATTCTTTGCGTGTGCTGGGTTCTGTAGGTGAGCCTATTAATGAAGAAGCCTGGCACTGGTATCATGATCATGTGGGTAAAGGAAGATGCCCTGTGGTAGATACTTGGTGGCAAACAGAAACTGGTGGAATTTTGGTTTCTCCCATAGCCAGTGTTACGCCTACTAAACCATCTTATGCCACATTACCGTTGCCAGGTGTACAATTGGCCATTTTAGATAATGATGGTAATGAGCTTAAAGGTAATAGTGTAGAAGGAAACCTTTGTGTGAAATTCCCTTGGCCTTCTATATTAAGAACTACTTATGGAGATCATGATAGGTGCAAGCAGACCTATTTCTCTAGCTTCAAAGGCTATTATTTTACGGGTGATGGCGTGAAGCGCGATGAAGATGGCTACTACCGTATTTTAGGTAGAGTAGATGATGTTATTAATGTTTCTGGCCATAGAATGGGTACTGCAGAGGTAGAAAATGCTATTAATGAACACCCTAAAGTAGTGGAATCCGCAGTGGTTGGTTATCCGCATGATATTAAAGGACAAGGAATTTATGCCTATGTAATTTGTGATATGGAAGGTCGTTCTGAAGATAACCTGAAACAGGAAATTAGAGTGACGGTAAGTAAAATTATAGGACCTATCGCTAAGCCTGATAAGATACAGATTGTGCCAGGATTGCCTAAGACCAGATCGGGAAAAATCATGAGGAGGATTTTAAGAAAAATAGCGAGTGGAGATACAGAAAACCTCGGAGATACTTCTACATTGCTCAATCCAGATGTTGTAGATGAAATCATTAAAAATGTAATATAA
- a CDS encoding ZIP family metal transporter, with protein MAFNLIFLFLAAAIPGAVAFFIPQKQGINYKLILVFAGAYLFAITIIHILPELFARSEDPTSIGLYILIGFFIQLILEYFSSGVEHGHMHEHGENHNHAKSGAIMVLLALSVHAFLEGSLLAHPSTVHAHHESRTLLFGILLHKAPAAFALMSILVCQLGKKAMTGIFLLIFSLASPFGLVLGDYYVEHQAFSPESFTIIFAIVSGSFLHISTTIIFENNANHLFNARKLGVAIFGALIAVMAEVYF; from the coding sequence ATGGCTTTTAATCTGATATTTTTATTTTTAGCGGCTGCCATTCCAGGAGCAGTTGCATTTTTTATACCTCAGAAGCAAGGGATAAATTATAAGTTGATATTGGTATTTGCAGGTGCTTATCTGTTTGCCATTACCATTATACACATATTGCCTGAGCTTTTTGCGCGTTCTGAAGATCCTACCAGCATAGGCCTTTATATTTTGATAGGCTTTTTTATCCAGCTTATTTTAGAGTATTTCTCTTCTGGTGTAGAGCATGGGCATATGCATGAGCATGGAGAAAATCATAACCATGCCAAAAGTGGCGCCATCATGGTGCTATTGGCTTTATCGGTGCATGCGTTTTTAGAAGGATCCTTATTAGCGCACCCCAGTACGGTGCATGCGCACCATGAATCAAGAACATTGCTGTTCGGCATTTTGCTACATAAGGCTCCGGCGGCTTTTGCTTTAATGTCTATTCTGGTATGCCAGCTAGGCAAAAAGGCTATGACAGGCATATTCCTTCTGATCTTTTCATTGGCCTCTCCTTTTGGGTTGGTTCTGGGGGATTATTATGTGGAGCATCAAGCATTTTCTCCAGAGTCATTTACCATAATTTTTGCCATAGTGAGTGGTAGCTTTTTACATATCTCTACTACTATCATATTTGAAAATAACGCGAACCATTTGTTTAACGCCAGAAAGTTAGGTGTAGCTATTTTTGGAGCTCTTATCGCTGTTATGGCAGAAGTGTATTTTTAA
- a CDS encoding class I SAM-dependent methyltransferase — MKPVVREWFGDWFNSPYYHILYKNRDFEEAKRFIDNLIEYFQVTPDHKVLDLACGKGRHSVYMNEKGFEVVGVDLADHNIEYARQFENDTLHFYEHDMREVFAHHEFDFILNLFTSFGYFGTEEENEKTISSVAEGLKPKGAFLIDFLNPHWVMDNMVPYQEKEVEGIEFKISKQLSDDGFIIKNIEFTDHGKRYKFYERVKILYKESFINYFTKAGLHAVKLFGDYDLNAYDEKKSERMIFIARSE, encoded by the coding sequence ATGAAACCTGTAGTCAGAGAGTGGTTTGGAGATTGGTTTAACTCACCTTATTATCATATCCTTTATAAAAACAGGGATTTTGAGGAGGCTAAGAGGTTTATAGATAATCTTATTGAATATTTTCAGGTTACTCCAGATCATAAAGTCTTGGATCTCGCATGTGGCAAGGGCAGGCATTCTGTCTATATGAATGAAAAAGGTTTTGAGGTGGTAGGTGTGGATCTGGCAGATCATAATATTGAATATGCCAGGCAGTTTGAAAACGACACGCTTCATTTTTATGAGCATGACATGCGAGAAGTATTTGCACACCATGAATTTGACTTTATACTTAATTTATTTACCAGTTTTGGTTATTTCGGAACTGAAGAGGAAAATGAAAAGACCATAAGTTCTGTGGCAGAAGGCTTAAAGCCAAAAGGAGCCTTTCTGATAGATTTTTTAAATCCACATTGGGTTATGGATAATATGGTACCTTATCAGGAAAAAGAGGTGGAAGGTATAGAATTTAAAATATCCAAGCAGCTGAGTGATGATGGCTTTATCATTAAAAATATAGAATTCACCGATCATGGTAAGCGGTATAAGTTTTATGAGCGTGTTAAAATTTTGTATAAAGAAAGCTTCATTAACTACTTTACCAAAGCAGGCTTGCATGCAGTGAAGCTTTTTGGTGATTATGACCTAAATGCTTACGATGAGAAAAAATCTGAACGTATGATTTTTATTGCCCGAAGTGAATAA
- a CDS encoding FAD:protein FMN transferase, which yields MTLRYKNIIYTVVLLLAVFLVWKYRKSNLIPLGYLTGKTMGPIEYHIKYFDDDTRYFQKEVDSLLKVFNQSLSTYIPESEISRFNRDSIFVFESAFFYPVLEDSRKIFEYTDGAFDPTIMPVVNAWGFGPQKEITVDSAYIDSLMTFVGMEKVLYNEKQVWKSDDRVQLDFSALAKGYGIDVVGRFLEEKGIENLFVEIGGEVYAKGKNLQKDKYWEVGILDPRSDQLNQFYYAYAKIKDRAMATSGNYFNYQEIDGVMYGHTLSPKTGHPIKHSLLSATVFAPDCMTADALATACMVMGKEKSMDFFKKHAEFDALLVYTDSEGQLHHFTTDGVKEDIEIAEQ from the coding sequence ATGACGCTTCGATATAAAAATATCATATATACTGTGGTGCTGTTACTGGCCGTTTTTTTGGTTTGGAAATACAGGAAGAGTAATCTAATACCTTTAGGGTACCTTACCGGTAAAACCATGGGACCAATAGAGTATCACATTAAATATTTTGATGATGATACCCGCTACTTTCAGAAGGAAGTAGATTCATTGCTCAAGGTATTTAATCAGTCATTAAGCACTTATATTCCTGAGTCAGAAATATCCCGGTTTAATAGAGATTCGATTTTTGTTTTTGAAAGTGCATTTTTCTACCCTGTGTTAGAAGATAGCCGTAAAATATTTGAATATACTGATGGTGCTTTTGACCCTACCATTATGCCTGTGGTTAATGCCTGGGGCTTTGGTCCACAAAAGGAAATAACAGTGGATAGTGCTTACATAGATTCACTGATGACTTTTGTGGGTATGGAGAAGGTGCTTTACAATGAAAAGCAGGTTTGGAAATCAGATGATAGGGTGCAGCTAGACTTTAGTGCTTTGGCTAAAGGTTACGGTATAGATGTAGTAGGGCGCTTTCTGGAAGAGAAAGGCATAGAAAACCTATTTGTAGAAATTGGCGGTGAAGTCTACGCGAAAGGAAAAAACTTACAGAAAGATAAATACTGGGAAGTGGGCATATTAGATCCGCGGTCTGATCAACTGAATCAGTTTTATTACGCTTACGCAAAAATAAAGGATAGAGCCATGGCTACTTCAGGTAATTATTTTAACTATCAGGAGATCGATGGCGTCATGTACGGTCATACTCTAAGTCCTAAAACAGGCCATCCTATTAAACACTCGTTGCTTAGTGCTACCGTTTTTGCGCCTGACTGTATGACGGCTGATGCTTTGGCCACAGCCTGTATGGTGATGGGAAAGGAAAAATCAATGGATTTTTTCAAAAAGCACGCTGAGTTTGATGCCTTGCTGGTATATACTGATAGCGAAGGGCAGCTCCATCATTTTACAACCGATGGAGTGAAGGAAGATATCGAAATAGCAGAACAATGA
- the ruvB gene encoding Holliday junction branch migration DNA helicase RuvB, producing MREDYLSGDGEGLNAGEKEIEKALRPLSFGDFTGQHKVVENIKIFVRAAQQRGESLDHVLLHGPPGLGKTTLSHIIANELDTNIKITSGPVLDKPSDLAGLLTNLEDNDVLFIDEIHRLNPIVEEYLYSAMEDFRIDIMLDSGPSARTVQISLSPFTLIGATTRAGLLTSPLRARFGINARLEYYDAELLKTIIQRSCSILNCPIHEDAAYEIARRSRGTPRIANNLLRRTRDFAQIKGDGTITKDIAKMALDALDVDEHGLDDMDNRILSTIIEKFKGGPVGISTIATACGDEAETIEEVYEPFLIQEGFIKRTSRGREATELAYKHLKIVPPNKTRGLFD from the coding sequence ATGAGAGAAGACTATTTAAGTGGAGATGGAGAAGGGCTCAATGCTGGAGAAAAAGAAATTGAAAAAGCACTCAGGCCTTTAAGTTTCGGCGATTTTACCGGCCAGCATAAGGTGGTTGAGAACATTAAAATATTTGTTCGTGCTGCCCAGCAGCGGGGAGAATCTCTGGATCATGTATTGCTTCATGGCCCTCCAGGATTAGGAAAGACCACTCTATCTCATATTATAGCCAATGAGCTGGATACGAACATCAAGATCACCTCAGGCCCGGTCCTGGATAAGCCCAGTGATTTGGCTGGCTTACTGACCAACCTGGAAGATAACGATGTGCTCTTTATTGATGAGATTCACCGCCTGAACCCCATAGTAGAAGAATATTTGTATTCTGCCATGGAAGACTTCAGGATAGATATTATGCTGGATTCAGGCCCCAGTGCCAGAACGGTGCAGATCAGCCTTTCCCCCTTTACCTTAATAGGTGCCACTACACGTGCAGGGCTACTTACCTCGCCCCTGAGAGCCAGGTTTGGAATAAATGCCCGACTAGAGTATTATGATGCCGAACTTTTAAAAACCATTATACAGCGCTCATGTAGCATTCTTAATTGCCCTATTCATGAAGATGCGGCCTATGAAATTGCTCGCCGAAGCAGAGGAACGCCAAGGATAGCCAACAACCTACTACGCAGAACCCGGGATTTTGCTCAAATAAAAGGGGATGGCACCATCACTAAAGACATCGCCAAAATGGCTCTTGATGCGCTGGATGTAGATGAACATGGCCTTGATGATATGGATAATAGAATACTGTCTACCATTATAGAGAAATTTAAAGGTGGCCCTGTGGGTATTTCTACCATAGCCACCGCCTGTGGTGATGAGGCAGAAACTATTGAAGAAGTATATGAGCCGTTTCTGATTCAGGAAGGATTTATAAAAAGAACTTCTCGAGGTAGGGAAGCAACTGAGTTAGCTTATAAGCATTTAAAAATAGTGCCCCCTAATAAAACCAGAGGGCTATTTGATTAA
- a CDS encoding LapA family protein, producing the protein MNVDLKELWNNADEALLSPDFDRLESQSEGVLRSISKVLKIEFWINLLFSPLVIVWLAISEMWWLALLQLVFSAGYFFYYKMLINKTSGFDYSQNVLQGLKATYRYLHVFLLHYKILMWLIFPVIGSIAFMRGVHVGYTQAGGVDFWFNYKIWLVILGALLVAALVSWLINWLVNLLYGHKIKRLKQQIKDFENNSGDL; encoded by the coding sequence ATGAATGTAGACCTGAAGGAATTATGGAATAATGCTGATGAAGCTTTGCTGTCTCCAGATTTTGATCGATTGGAGTCTCAGTCTGAGGGCGTGCTTCGTAGCATAAGCAAGGTGTTAAAAATAGAGTTTTGGATCAATCTGTTATTTAGCCCTTTGGTAATTGTTTGGTTAGCGATCAGTGAAATGTGGTGGTTGGCTTTGCTGCAGCTGGTGTTTAGTGCTGGTTATTTCTTTTATTACAAAATGCTCATCAACAAAACTTCAGGGTTTGATTATAGCCAAAATGTGCTGCAGGGGTTAAAGGCCACTTACCGGTATTTGCATGTTTTCCTTTTGCATTATAAAATCTTAATGTGGTTGATTTTTCCGGTTATTGGCTCCATTGCGTTTATGCGTGGTGTACATGTTGGGTACACACAGGCTGGTGGTGTAGACTTTTGGTTTAATTATAAAATATGGTTAGTGATCTTAGGAGCTTTGTTGGTAGCAGCGCTAGTCTCCTGGCTCATTAATTGGCTGGTAAACCTGCTGTATGGCCATAAAATCAAAAGGTTAAAGCAGCAGATAAAAGATTTTGAAAATAATTCAGGAGATCTGTAA
- a CDS encoding RNA polymerase sigma factor, with protein MGSDTFFENFVSDNLRIINRICRAYARDPEEMKDYVQEVTIQLWKSYEKFKGNSQVSTWVYRVTLNVCLSLSKKGQRRVETVSILPNDIPEEGIDPQQEQLAKLYAAMKKLKDTDRAILLLYLEDKSYTEMADILGITVTNVGAKVNRAKNQLKSIIR; from the coding sequence ATGGGATCGGATACCTTTTTTGAAAATTTTGTAAGTGATAATCTACGGATCATAAACCGCATCTGCAGGGCCTATGCACGTGACCCTGAAGAGATGAAGGATTATGTGCAGGAGGTGACTATACAACTGTGGAAATCTTATGAAAAGTTTAAAGGCAATTCTCAGGTTTCTACCTGGGTGTATCGGGTTACTTTAAATGTTTGCCTCTCTCTTTCTAAAAAGGGACAAAGGCGAGTGGAAACCGTTTCGATACTGCCTAATGATATACCTGAGGAAGGTATTGATCCGCAGCAAGAGCAGCTGGCCAAACTATATGCTGCTATGAAGAAATTAAAGGATACGGATAGAGCCATTTTATTACTATACCTGGAAGATAAGAGCTATACAGAGATGGCTGACATTTTGGGAATAACAGTTACTAATGTGGGCGCAAAAGTGAATAGAGCCAAAAATCAACTTAAATCCATAATAAGATGA